A segment of the Solanum lycopersicum chromosome 9, SLM_r2.1 genome:
GTTCCGCGATGCAGTGCTAGATCGCCCAAAGTTACGAACTTGAAGATGCTTAGGTACAAAGCAAAAAGGTGATGGAACTAACCAAAGGGTTGATCATCGAGTGGACCTAACTAATTACAGATAATGGTCATTCGTAACACATTTTTGGCGActataaatatgtttttgaatATGAAAGTTATCTATGTTCCATTTTTCGTTATATGTGTTACAACCCGAGAGAACCCCCTAGTCATAACTAAAGTATATAACCCcgaagaggtcttatacaatactcttatcattcattcataacatatgtatgaaaagtagtgcggaattaataACTTTTCGCAATAAAGTCAATAAggaaactcttttataaaatataagaagaaCTAAGTCTCATCACAAGCCATCTTCGACACATCTCATTATCATAGGGTCACGATCCTTACATTAAAAGAAAGATACAAGTCTTATACAAAGTCTTTACTCAAATAAAACAAGACATACATACCCTTGTTATAACATCCAACCTGCATATTTTCAAACTCCTTCACTCAAACTACAAAACTACGAAATAGGcccaaatttgaaaataatcctATCAAGAACAATACTATAGCCCTATAGTCCAAATCTATGAAAGGCTAAAGGTGGTTGGCTATGTAACACTTATTACTGCTAAAGAGATACTCAAACCAAATGGTATGACCCCAACAAGATTTATGACTATCATTCAAGGATCAAAGGAAACACTATTGAAACTTTTCATTCTCTTATAGATaaaattgaaaactttattaataCCAAGGCAATACACTTGGAGGATCCTATGCCAAATGTATCCAATAATCCACTTTCAAATCACCAGTGAATGATTTGAAAGTTGAGAGTTTTTTACAAGGTGTATTCCTTCATTCTTTAAAATGAATGACAAATTTTAGTCCAAGCTTATCATTTCAAATTCTATTGAGAAgtattttatatgatgtatttgtttatgatttttttgctTTGTAGTAGAACTATGATTATCATGATTCCCAATTAAGAGGGATATATATGCTCTGATATGGAGTTTGATCTTATCATaataaaattctcattttcCCTATGAGCATATAACTgagtaaaattttttaaaaggacccaaaaaaataaacaagcaTTCTTTTGTCATTCATGAGACTAGGACATAATTACTGAGAGAGCCTCAAACAATTATGACAAGTTGTTTCATTCTACAAAGAAGGGTTAAAGAATCAAAATATCTACATTGGGATAGATTTTGACAAAAATACTTGCAGAATAGAAGATTGACCTTCAATTATACATCAAGAATGAAACATGTGGACCAGAGCATAGACATAAATCAACCATCCTTTTTATAAGCTTATAATTTGTCTTCAAATGTAGAAAATGCAGGTATGTATGTCAAAATAAATCTTTGCATGAGTAACCGTTCCCCTCCCCTTTCAGTGAGACGAAGATCTAAGCTACTTTATCTCCTCAACTTTGATCGCACGGTccactacttttcatttttatactATTTCTTGTTTGCATACTAGTTTGTATTGGTATAGTAGAAAATGCATTATTGATCTACTATACTGCATTGTGTACTAAATTATTTTGACCTACTATGTTGCATTGTCTACTTAAAATTGCATTGCATTGCCTTCTAAAAGTTGCATTGCATTGCCTTCTAAAAGTTGCATTGCCTACTAATTGGCTTTGGCCTACTGAATTTGCATTACCTATTAATTGCATTTCACCAAATAAATTGCATTTTCTACTCAAAATTGCATTTTTCTACTATATATATTGTCCTATTAAATTGCATTTGGCTTACTATATCACATTTGGCctgataaaatttgtatttgacTTGTTGTATACATTTAGCTTACTAAAATTTTTTACCTACCATATTGAATTTCCCTATTATATTATAGTGTTCACTAATTAGCATGgtctaacaaatatttttaaaagcgTATTATCTACTGAAAATTTCACTGTCTAATTAATTTGCattatctaataaaaatatcaGTTGCCTACTAAATTTTGCATTGCCTACTGAAGTTATACATTAATTGTGGATTGCTTGCAAATTGTGTTTGGTTTATACTGTATTACATTGCCTATTTAAAGATACAATTTTCCTACTATATcgtctttttttctaaaaattacattatttgtCTACTTTATTGCATTGCCTACTCAAAATTACATAGTTGCCCCTTATATTGTCTTTCATACTAAATTATATTTAGTCTATTATGTTGCATCACTTACTCAGATTTCCATTTGCTTAATGCATAATATTCGGCATGCTAAATTGCATTTACATACTGAAATTATATTGCCTGCTATATTGCATTTGACCTACTATATTACATTTTCTACAAAAATTTGCATTGCCCATGACATTGTGTTGCCTACTGTGACACCCCCTAgacaaaatagaccaaaaactAGCTATACAGAAAATATATCTATAGATGCAACCAATGGTGGAATCGACGcaccgtagcctgaaccacggtccgtcctgcacacccgtcgatgggatcagaaactcccaaaaatttcggCTCAAAAAAATTGCTTAAGTCTTGGATGACGGACGGACTAATGGTCCGTATGTCAGACGATGGTCCGTAGTTCATGACCGTCGATAAATACTcccttcacccactctctgacaagagctatggatgaccagcacggtccgtaggtggaaaatttgtagacagttaaggggaaatgcagttgggtcaacttcaaatgttaataactcttatcacaaaatgaattagttgTCTCATGACCTAATcatagatagataattgaattatctttccatagccactgACTTTGCTAAAATCATACCTCCGAGTAAAACAtaatgcccattttagtaaaggcctgtagAACTGGCCCtgacgacggacccaacgatgggGCGTCGGGCAAACGACgaaccgtcagtcctggccatTTTTTGGCCCGACAGCAACTTTCCCAGGGGGTCTTTTGGACCTTTTCCActctgtttaaaccctaagttatgtcgttttgaccctaaatcatcagattttagtcagtttaaagcctagaaacataattaaaacatatccaagtcaaatcattaaatcaaacttagaaaattagaagcaagagaggagaaaaagctcaaaaccctagttcaagaatgccacaagctccagcagttccagcctcaaaatttaagtatttttccatggatatcatcaccaggtatgtgggatttcactagtaggTTCCTTTCAcgcattgggtccctagttttcagtcagattctttattctcttatcatgattaaacctaggtttTCTAGAACTTGgatagaacttcatgatttAGTTAAATAAGTGTTCCAAAtgagattatcatgttattactcagattatcgcatgaatttcaaaaccttagcaatgtatttctttagttcttgaactacacatgctaggtcagatatttcagacacttcagatatacatacctcaattataaatgcataattacaagATTAATAGTTGAATTCTCAGTtttcatgttcagttttgagctatccagtatatacaaaaattcagacataaataataattttatgaaattcatCGAGAGTaccataataccgagttggactagagtttagcgtacccaaatagtcccagaactactatctgagtaggttgtaagtcccctctatagGCAATCAGTTTaatgatcacgccagcatgcctttatacctttggttaggtatattaggtcctctcgatgaggcgtatacatcagactccacaatTATCTTATGTGGTTGTATTATTGGtaattagtagctcccacagttcaatCAGAtctctacattgaccatttatcaatatattaagtattcagtttcaacatgttataaattggtcatttcaTTCAGTTATCTCataattcagtttatcatgtcaaattattatacttgcttttatgcttgttcaattatgttttatttcagctttactctatcttaCATActcaatacctttcaagtactgatgcatacgtgtgatacatcttctcgtgatgtaggttttgGTTCTCAACAtctagatcacgcatagatagacatccgatctccagttcagcagattcagtggtgagtcctcattcttcaaggacaacaatcatgagtgtcatttcattctttagtcatttagtttcagtttttgctagatttagttgggggcttgtcccagtatttctagtttAATTTAGAGGCTTAatttagacatagttagattcagctcagtattgagttaatatttcctttgtataaaactcattgtttttaaatatctcagttatagaatatgggtattccccatcttttcatattcaattatgatttagattctgcatcagtttattatctttagtatgatCATGATCATGCTAACAGGGttatcttgggatcacttgtggtcctatgTTCGGTGTTCGCGTCTCGGGGATAGCTggggcgtgacaaaacttggtatcaaagtactaggttcaagagtcctaggatatCTGAAAAGCCGCTCTAAGTAGAGTCATTTTCATGGGAGTGAACTGCACTACATCAAATGAGAAGGAGGCTACAAAGtgtttttaggaaaaacttcactttctcgttactcttatcgtgcgtaaggtatgatctaattccattctaactcgaCGTTGAGtgcttaagatcatgccttctcATAGAGCTTAGGCATGGAATGCTAATGCACGCAATGCTAACGTAGTTCCTCGAGTACCAAATTAGGAAGTTCAAATGCACAGTTTAAGAATGTCAATTCAGTTGTAGGCTCAAAGTATGAGAACGTGGAACAATCAGAAGGTTCTAGTTCCTACTAATAGAAATGACTGATTAGTGGCAGCcagattttgtgatttttttaggatgaatccgcctaAGTTTTTAGGGTCACAAGTTGGTAAGGACACATgaagttcattgatgaggtcaagaaaatatttggtgtgatgcAAGTAACTGTTATTCATAGGTGAAATTGGCATCCTACCAGCAtaaggatgtgactcacatatggttaAATTCACCAAGTGGATAGACAATAGGGATGACTTTTTCCTTTGTAACTCAGCATAACAGTAcaattcagtgttagtccaggaactctctcaaaacctttctcagatgtaacgacccgctaggtcgtttttagaactaggactagtttgactccttttgaaaatttaaaaggggtatttttaaactattcgaagactaagagtatttagttggaaaaaaaaagaaaaagaaaaagaatggcaGGTTGCAAAATAGTTAGAAAGAATGGTCACATTCCAATGGGTGGGCATTTGTTCTTACGGTATTCGTTTACAAATTAAGATACTAGTTTTTAATAGATTGAGatgggtaattaattattaggtgtatattatatgattcaACCTTGTTGGAGGGATTAAAGTTAAGTTCTTGACTTGAAATGTagcaattttgaaaattttggcaTACCAATAtgtatcaagatttggagtttggttgaaaatatgagtaagttttagcgtctatgatagacatataataatttgaatgtctacaaaaattgcttacttatgaatattgaaaaattggtagattgggaacgttctgaaaccttgcgaaaaggaaaggaaagatcttaaaagattcgtggcacaagttcggcatctaaggtatgttaagactttttagacttgttgaacgacgttttcctaattaaagattaaaaatgaaaatagacaatggAGTAAGGGGAAAAagtggtggtctcgtatcaatggtgtgacgggcattggtacgagtactgatgttataaaaaggaaaatttctattatagaatgtggattagaatttgagaatgccaaagcatatgggcattagctgatatattattgacttggattccttgtgtgattatgttttatttaattcatccgtatagttgtgataattgaggtggttatgtattatgttcatattgattgattgagatgcatcatcatcccctctattgaaataatattgtgcacatgcatagacatgagactgagtataagttgggcacgtggagatcgtccgtgctggggatggtgagatgttaagattttaatttgggcacgtggagaccgtccgtgcgaaaattgtttgatattatgatagtgcgttgagatcgtccgcacagacacgtggagatcgtccgtgtcggtatatggacctcgcgagtcccccatgggtcatgaactctcgatgtatttccgaggagtatcatgtatatacggttgagtgagtactgggtattctaagacatatcattacatggcatcatattgcattgcatttcatcccatcattcattcttgatgactatatgtttcgtttggtgtttggaaaatattaaatgttgatttccttcattgatgaaacttaaatagtaagtgtaatatatatatatatatatatatacttgtacaatctaagaatttattttcttatataactctcatcactacttcttcgttgccggtcaatgagacatactgggtacacgtggtttcgtactcatactacgcttgttgcactctttgtggtgcagattcgattccgagtaggagcacatctcgtggagcaaattgagtccggcttgaagttcttggagttgtggtgagctacttggctgttccgtggcccacacctccctctatcttttatttattctgttattagtattcaaacaggatatcccttatgttagatttgtcatttagtttcagaatTGCTtcgaattttagaagctcttgtacttaagacaccaattcttggggtgatatattttatcttccgcatttcgtacttataaggaactcatgttggagattcttgctaagcgttggtctttttactcattttttGGTTAGTcgggttaatatgttgggttggcttacctattggttgggaacataggtgccatcacgacttgcaaaaatttgggtcgtgacaaatttggtatcagagcgctaggttcatcggtctcaaaagtacaagagcaatgtctagtagagtcttgcggatcggtatgaagacgtccatacctatcttcgagaggctatagtacatttaggaaatattttgttcttttattccttattgtgcacacttgaccttgtagaaattctaatcttgatatctcattctctctcagATGGCGAGGAATCGTACGTCTGCAAATGGTGGTCAGGATCCTAATCCTGCGCCTGCTTCTGGGAACCCTATCTGAGGTAGAGGTAGGGGACGAGCTCGAGGTCGGGGTAGGGGCCGTGTTGCAGCACCTGTGGATGTTCAAGTACCAGTAGCTACCCAGGGTCGTGATAGGGCTGTACCTCCTGATGCAGAGGTtattcatggggatgtgcaagatcgtgtcgagggggatgggccaGCTCAGGCTCCAACCAGTACTATTGTCCCCccagtgcttcaagataccCTGGCTCGAatgttaggaatcctagaggGGATGGCCCAGGCAGGAGCTTTGCCTGTCACTTCTGATGTCTCACAGACCCGTGTAGGAGGTCAAACTCCAGATCCGATAGTTGCTCCAGATTCTCAGACTCCCAAGACTCAGCCAGCTGCCGCTGTAGCTCctcgtttggatagtatggagtttccagatatgacatcacttttggtgaacaggccttctatgactatttgatgagcaaaagatgtttgggaggttcagactaatgaatcctcctacttatactggtgacttagctgaggatgcatatgagtttatagttagttgtcatgagaggttgcataatcttggattagtggagtctcatggagttgactacacagCGTTTCAAATGACTGGATCTACTaagcagtggtggagggattatattactagtaggccagctggatctcatccactatcctggactgagtttactcaggtatttctatccaaatttgttccacgcagtgagagggagcgcaagagggccgagtttgagggtttgcagcaaaatggtatgtcagttgcagagtatgagggtaaatttcatgccttgtctaggcatgcttcgatgatacttcccacagaggctgagagagtgaggaggtttgttaaggggctgATTATTTCAATTCGTCTAGGAGTTTCTCAGGTTGCTGCTTTTGGTGTTCCATTCcagaaagtggtagatgctgctaaggagttggagatgattcgacgtgagggatttgagcagcgaGAGGGCAAGAGGACTCGTTATTCAGGTTACTATGGTGGTGCTCCGTCCAGGAGTCGGGGTTACTTGGGCAGAGGTTATCACCCTCAGTccagcagacccattcatgctgcCATACCAGCGTCTGAGGCTGGTTACGCTGGGCATAACTCTTCGAGCTCGGTACATACTTTgcagggttcatcttctagacctgttgttcgtggagggcattctggtcattccggttcctctcatcagccggcgtctcgtaggggttgctttgagtgtggtgatatgggacactttgtgagagactgccctaggaccagacgtggtggcttacatcagggttctcaggtttcgacttccagggctgtacaacctccagctaggggtggtgcacagaatggtagaggtggttctcattcaggtaaaggtggttctccttctggttgaggtggtggtcgtggaggtCCACAATCTGATGGAAGTCGttctcactgttatgcttttccaggtaggccagaggctgaagcctcagatgctggtatcacaggtattattccggtttgtcatcgaccagctactgtattatttgatccaggctctacttattcttatgtgtccacatattttgctcctagtCTTGATATATggtgtgagtctcttgatttgcccatacgtgtttctactcctgtcggGGATTCTGTAGTTGTAGATCAAGTGTATCATTTATGTACTGTTACTTTGATGGGGTATGACACTCATGCAGATCTAAAGGTCTTAgaaatgatagattttgatgtgattcttggtatggattggttatcttcttaccacgcaattttaaattgtcatgccaagaccatcactttagctatgcctggaattcctatagtagaatggagaggtactcttagtcatccttctaagggtgtgatatcattccttaaggctcgtcagttggtacagagaggatgtttggcttacttggcccatattcgagatactagtattgagactcctatgcttgagtctattccagtggtgagtgaattttcagaggtATTCCCGACCGATTTGCcaggtcttccaccagatcgtgatattgatttttgtatcgatGTAGAGCCAGGCACTcggcctatttctattcctttttatcgtatggcaccggctgaattgaaagagttgaaggagcagttgcaggatttgttgagcaaaggttttatcagaccaagtgtatctccttggggtgctccagtgtcatttgtgaagaagaaagagggatctatgcgtatgtgtattgactatcggcagttgaacaaggtaaccatcagaaataagtatccgatacctcgtattgatgatttatttgatcagttgcagggtgcttcagttttctccaaaattgacttgagatctggctatcatcagctgaaggttagggcggaggatatccctaagatggcttttcgaacacgttatggtcattacaAGTTTTTGGTGATGTCCTTCGGACTGACTAATGCCCCagcagcttttatggacttgatgaatggagtgttcagaccgtatttagattcctttgttattgtcttcatagatgacatattgatatactcacgcactaaggaggaacatgagcatcatttgaggattgttcttgggattctaaaggagaagaagctttatgcaaagttttcaaagtgtgagttttggcttagttcggtagcattcttgggacatgtagtgtccaaggagggtatcatggtggatcctaagaagattgaggcggtcagagattgggtcagacctacttcagttactgagattcggagtttctagggccttgcaggttattatcgacggtttgttgagggtttctcatccattgcatttccattaactagattgacacagaaggaggtgacttttcagtggtctgacgaatgtgaggttagtttccaaaagctcaagactttattgactactgctccaattttgaccctacccgtggagggagagggttttgttgtatattgtgatgcttctcggattggtcttggttgtgtgttgatgcagaagggaagggtgatagcttatgcttcaaggaagttaaaggttcatgagaagaactaccctattcatgatttagagttggcggctgttgtgtttgcattaaagatttggaggcattatctttatggtgtgcattgtgaggtgttcacggatcatcgtagtctccagtatatattcaatcagagggatctaaatttgaggcagaggagatggttggagtttctcaaagactacgatatgactattctttatcacccaggcaaagcaaatgttgtagcagatgccttgagtcggaaggcggtaagtatgggtagtctaTCCATGTTACAGGTTGGCGAGCGTCCTTTAgctagggatgtccaatccttggccaatagctttgtgagacttgatatttcaaaatctggtaaggtgttggcttatatggaggctaggtcatccttgttggagcagattcgggctcaacagtttgatgatggtgatttatgtaagattagggataaggttttaaaaggagaagccaaggctgcaattcttgatagtgagggagttttgaggattaagggtggtatatgtgttcctcgtacaggtgatttgactagattgatcatggaggaggctcatagttcgaggtactctattcatccgggggctactaagatgtatcgtgacttgaagcaacactattggtggtgtcgtatgaagagggacatagtagattttgtatctcgatgtttaaattgtcagcaagtgaagtatgaacaccaaaagcctggaggtatgactcagaggatgcccatacctgagtggaagtgggagcgcattgctatggactttgtggtagggttgCCACGTAGCGTGGGTAAGTTTGATGTTATATGGGTCATCGTGgatcgactgactaagtctgcacactttctaccagttcagactacctataactcagagaagttagccaagatctatattcgagagatagttcgtttgcatgaggttcctatatctattatttcagatcgtggaacccaatttacatctcatttctggcggtctatgcagaaagagttgggcactcgagtggatcttagtacagcctttcaccctcagactgatggtcaatctgagcgaactattcaggttcttgaggatatgttgcgggcatgtgtgattgactttggtggtcagtgggaccAGTTCTTTCCTCTAGcggagtttgcttataataatagttatcactcgagcattgagatggcaccatttgaggctctgtatggcaggagatgtcgatctccaattggcttgtttgatgcatttgaggttagatcATGGGGTACGgatttgttgagggagtccttggacaaggtcaagttgatccaagatagacttctcatggctcagaGCAGGCAAAAGAGTTACGCAGATAGGAAGGTTCGTGAtttggagtttatggttggagagagggttttacttaaggtttcacccatgaagggtgtgatgagatttggaaagaagggcaagttgagtccaaggtacattggtcctttcgaggttgtggagcgtattggtgaggtggcatatccgttggctttgccacctgggttgtcaggtgtccatcctgtatttcatatttcaatgcttaagaagtatcatcagggtggtgatcatgtgattcaatgggattcagtgttacttgatcagaatttgacttttgaggaagagccgatcaccattttggataggcaaattcggaagctaaggtccaaggagattgcttcagtaaaggttcagtggaagcatcgtccagtggaggaggctacatgggagacagagtcagacatgaggattaaatatcctcatcttttttatCATTCAGGTTAGCTCTTTTATTTtcccgttcgaggacgaacgtttgtttaagtggtaggtgatgtaacgacccgctaggtcgtttttagaactaggactagtttgactccttttgaaaatttaaaaggggtatttttaaactattcgaagactaagagtatttagttggaaaaaaaaaagaaaaagaaaaagaatggcaGGTTGCAGAATAGTTAGAAAGAATGGTCACATTCCAATGGGTGGGCATTTGTTCTTACGGTATTCGTTTACAAATTAAGATACTAGTTTTTAATAGATTGAGatgggtaattaattattaggtgtatattatatgattcaACCTTGTTGGAGGGATTAAAGTTAAgttcttgacttgaaatttagcaattttgaaaaatttgtcaTACCAATAtgtatcaagatttggagtttggttgaaaatatgagtgagtcttagcgtctatgatagacatataataatttgaatgtctacaaaaattgcttacttacgaatattgcaaaattggtag
Coding sequences within it:
- the LOC138338451 gene encoding uncharacterized protein, encoding MAQSRQKSYADRKVRDLEFMVGERVLLKVSPMKGVMRFGKKGKLSPRYIGPFEVVERIGEVAYPLALPPGLSGVHPVFHISMLKKYHQGGDHVIQWDSVLLDQNLTFEEEPITILDRQIRKLRSKEIASVKVQWKHRPVEEATWETESDMRIKYPHLFYHSASVMPLESVAVKDSLSYEDVLIENLDHQVRRLRNKEVASVKVLWKSQFVAGATWEAEAAIKANDPHPFPSDSIPA